The Desulfovibrio sp. genome has a window encoding:
- a CDS encoding ABC transporter permease: MNLFSPRRFWAMVVKEFVQMRRDRLTFAMMIGIPLMQLVLFGFAINANPQYLPLAVLNNDDSEFSRTVISAMQNSLYYRITNIITKESEAKRLLSRGDVLFVLTIPDDFGRLIARGDRPTALVEADAADPSATGFALSALDVIFSQSLNRDLIGPLLPLRAQAGPVDLRVQRLYNPEIQTKFNIVPGLMGVVLTMTMVIITALAITRERERGTMENLLCTPVRPFEVMIGKIVPYIVVGYIQVLLIILAAKVIFGVPILGSLPLLLCVSILFIAANLAVGITFSTVAQNQLQAMQMAFFFFLPSILLSGFMFPFQGMPNWAQWLGSVLPLTHYLRVVRGIVLKGNGFADIAPELWPMALFLVVMMTVAVKRYRQTLD, translated from the coding sequence ATGAACCTATTTTCTCCGCGCCGCTTCTGGGCCATGGTGGTCAAGGAATTCGTGCAGATGCGCCGCGACCGCCTGACCTTCGCCATGATGATAGGCATTCCGCTCATGCAGCTGGTGCTGTTCGGTTTCGCCATCAACGCGAACCCTCAGTACCTTCCTTTGGCAGTGCTCAACAACGACGACTCGGAGTTCTCCCGCACAGTCATCTCGGCCATGCAGAACAGCCTCTATTACCGCATAACCAACATCATCACCAAGGAATCAGAGGCCAAGCGCCTCTTAAGCAGGGGAGACGTGCTGTTCGTTCTCACCATCCCCGATGATTTCGGGCGGCTCATCGCCAGGGGGGACCGGCCCACCGCCCTGGTGGAGGCCGACGCGGCCGACCCATCGGCCACCGGGTTCGCCCTCTCCGCGTTGGACGTCATCTTCAGCCAGAGCCTGAACCGCGACCTCATCGGGCCGCTTCTCCCGCTCCGCGCCCAGGCCGGGCCCGTGGACCTTCGCGTGCAGCGGCTCTACAACCCAGAGATACAGACCAAGTTCAACATCGTGCCCGGGCTCATGGGCGTGGTGCTCACCATGACCATGGTCATCATCACCGCCCTGGCCATCACCCGTGAACGCGAACGCGGCACCATGGAGAACCTTCTGTGCACGCCGGTACGCCCTTTCGAGGTGATGATCGGCAAGATAGTTCCCTACATCGTGGTGGGTTACATCCAGGTGCTGCTCATCATCCTGGCGGCCAAGGTGATCTTCGGGGTGCCGATTCTCGGCAGCTTGCCGCTTCTTCTGTGTGTTTCGATCTTGTTCATAGCCGCAAACCTGGCCGTGGGCATCACCTTCTCCACCGTGGCCCAGAACCAGCTCCAGGCCATGCAGATGGCGTTCTTTTTCTTCCTGCCCTCGATTTTGCTGTCCGGGTTCATGTTCCCGTTCCAGGGCATGCCTAACTGGGCGCAGTGGCTGGGGTCGGTGCTGCCGCTGACCCACTACCTGCGGGTGGTGCGTGGTATAGTGCTCAAAGGGAACGGCTTTGCGGACATCGCGCCCGAGCTGTGGCCCATGGCGCTCTTTCTGGTGGTGATGATGACAGTGGCCGTGAAGCGCTACCGGCAGACTCTGGATTAA
- a CDS encoding DMT family transporter, with protein sequence MPVSGGRNLRSIKADVLLTITALIWGLAFVAQRVGMEHVGPFLFNGVRFALGAIALLPLAIRSRQTMRPAPGLWANPWQGCLFAGLVLTFGASLQQIGLQYTTAGNAGFITCLYVILVPLFAALGGKRTPLGTWLGALTAVAGMYLLSVTDAFTINSGDLLELLGAVFWAGHVLVAAWFAPRMNPIHLAVGQYAVCSVLSLVIAVASGESFAPEGLMLAAGPILYGGLLSVGVAYTLQLVAQRDANPSHAAIILSLESVFAALGGWFLIGEVLTVRGMIGCALMLAGMLLSELWPMFRKKA encoded by the coding sequence ATGCCCGTTTCCGGGGGTCGCAACTTGCGCTCCATCAAAGCCGACGTCCTGCTCACCATCACCGCGCTGATCTGGGGCCTGGCCTTCGTGGCGCAACGCGTGGGCATGGAACACGTTGGCCCGTTCCTGTTCAACGGAGTGCGCTTCGCCCTGGGGGCCATCGCCCTTCTCCCCCTGGCGATCCGGTCCCGCCAGACCATGCGCCCGGCCCCGGGCCTTTGGGCCAATCCCTGGCAGGGATGCCTCTTCGCCGGTCTGGTCCTCACTTTCGGAGCAAGCCTGCAGCAGATCGGGCTTCAGTACACCACCGCCGGAAATGCCGGGTTCATCACCTGCCTGTACGTCATTCTGGTGCCACTGTTCGCCGCCCTTGGGGGCAAACGCACGCCTCTGGGGACCTGGCTCGGCGCCCTGACCGCCGTGGCCGGCATGTATCTGCTTTCTGTCACCGACGCATTCACCATCAATTCAGGCGATCTGCTGGAACTTCTGGGGGCCGTGTTCTGGGCCGGGCACGTGCTGGTGGCGGCCTGGTTCGCGCCGCGCATGAACCCCATCCACCTGGCCGTGGGGCAGTACGCCGTATGCTCGGTGCTGAGCCTCGTCATCGCGGTGGCGAGCGGGGAATCCTTCGCACCAGAGGGACTGATGCTCGCCGCCGGACCCATTCTCTACGGAGGCCTTCTGTCGGTGGGCGTGGCCTACACGCTGCAGCTGGTGGCCCAGCGCGACGCCAATCCGTCCCACGCGGCCATTATCCTGAGCCTGGAATCGGTGTTCGCCGCTTTGGGCGGCTGGTTTCTCATCGGGGAAGTGCTGACCGTGCGGGGTATGATTGGCTGCGCCCTGATGCTGGCCGGGATGCTCTTGTCCGAGCTGTGGCCGATGTTTCGTAAGAAGGCCTGA
- a CDS encoding tetratricopeptide repeat protein, translating into MRMDFDPAKIGVAIINSEASQHGKDRHALSRLGFENIHVFPAFGEARKHLPESSVQLILVGDRAGELSGSECLRLIKHDSEIKHKAVVMISSEGRKERVLGAVSAGCGGYVLRPYILDTFAKHLKAAWESSRPDGHCLEKIEKGKELVKAGHFSEAIVELHCVTEKENDSLEWFNKGLEHLRRQEYGQAILCFNKALAVNAMFAEAFKGLADAHKGLGDMDKYLEYLNKSAEILAMQDKLQELRELYVEILNHDPEAANPYNTLGVRLRRSGDLTGALHAYTRALDLTPTDENLHYNIAKAYFHAGKPGVAADHLRQALSIRPDFTEAADMLASLEKSGT; encoded by the coding sequence ATGAGAATGGACTTCGACCCAGCGAAAATCGGCGTGGCCATCATCAACTCCGAGGCCTCCCAACACGGGAAGGACCGCCATGCGTTGTCCAGGCTGGGCTTTGAAAATATACATGTCTTCCCGGCATTTGGCGAGGCGAGGAAACACCTGCCGGAATCTTCCGTTCAGCTCATCCTGGTGGGAGATAGAGCCGGAGAACTCTCCGGCTCCGAATGCCTGCGCCTGATCAAGCACGATTCGGAAATCAAACACAAGGCTGTGGTCATGATTTCCTCGGAGGGTCGCAAGGAACGCGTGCTGGGCGCGGTGTCCGCCGGGTGCGGCGGCTACGTGCTCAGGCCCTACATACTGGACACCTTCGCCAAGCACCTGAAGGCCGCCTGGGAGAGCTCAAGGCCTGATGGGCACTGCCTGGAGAAGATCGAAAAGGGCAAAGAGCTCGTCAAGGCCGGACACTTCAGCGAGGCCATTGTCGAACTCCATTGCGTAACAGAAAAGGAAAACGACTCCCTGGAATGGTTCAACAAGGGGCTCGAACACCTGCGCAGACAGGAGTACGGCCAGGCCATCCTGTGCTTCAACAAGGCCCTGGCCGTGAACGCCATGTTCGCCGAGGCCTTCAAGGGGTTGGCCGATGCCCACAAGGGTCTTGGCGACATGGACAAATACCTCGAGTACTTAAACAAATCCGCCGAGATTCTGGCCATGCAGGACAAACTCCAGGAGCTTCGCGAACTCTATGTGGAGATCTTGAACCATGACCCGGAAGCCGCGAACCCGTACAACACCCTGGGGGTGCGCCTGCGGCGCTCCGGGGACCTCACCGGAGCGCTCCACGCCTACACCAGGGCGCTTGACTTAACGCCAACCGACGAGAACCTGCACTACAACATCGCCAAGGCGTACTTCCACGCGGGAAAACCCGGCGTCGCCGCCGACCATCTGCGCCAGGCGCTCAGCATCAGGCCGGATTTCACCGAAGCGGCGGACATGCTCGCATCCCTTGAAAAGAGTGGAACCTGA
- a CDS encoding TVP38/TMEM64 family protein — MSGKTIRKALVVAVVAAAVALFFVLDGPRYLNLESLKGSRNALQVLYSERPVLMLGGYFLFYIAATALNLPGAAVLSMAGSAVFGFWAGLVTVSFASSLGATLACALSRYVLRESVRSRFANVLGKIDAGLAKEGAWYLFSLRLVPVVPFFLINVCMGLTSMPLRTFYWVSQIGMLPGTAVFVNAGTELGRIDNVRDVLSLELLGSLALLAVFPWVARLALKLFRR, encoded by the coding sequence ATGTCGGGAAAAACGATAAGGAAAGCTTTGGTGGTTGCCGTTGTGGCGGCTGCCGTGGCGCTGTTTTTCGTGCTGGATGGCCCGCGTTATCTGAACCTGGAGTCGCTCAAGGGGTCGCGAAACGCTCTTCAGGTTCTTTATTCAGAGCGCCCGGTGCTTATGCTGGGCGGGTATTTTCTTTTTTACATTGCGGCCACGGCGCTCAATCTGCCCGGGGCGGCGGTGCTGAGCATGGCGGGCAGCGCGGTGTTCGGATTCTGGGCCGGGCTGGTGACCGTGTCCTTCGCGTCGAGCCTTGGGGCCACGTTGGCCTGCGCCCTGTCGCGCTATGTGCTCCGGGAATCGGTCAGGTCCCGCTTCGCCAATGTTCTGGGGAAGATCGACGCTGGTTTGGCCAAGGAGGGCGCATGGTATCTGTTTTCATTAAGGCTCGTGCCCGTGGTGCCGTTTTTCTTGATCAATGTGTGCATGGGGCTCACTTCCATGCCGCTGCGCACCTTCTACTGGGTGTCGCAGATTGGGATGCTGCCCGGGACGGCGGTATTCGTGAACGCGGGGACCGAACTCGGCCGAATAGACAACGTGCGCGACGTCCTCTCCCTGGAGCTTCTTGGCTCGCTGGCCCTGCTGGCGGTGTTTCCCTGGGTTGCCCGCCTGGCGCTCAAGCTGTTCCGCCGTTGA
- a CDS encoding response regulator — protein sequence MLSPFQSFPVEFEALAQKAPVSIMFIDSSGVVSFVNDWHLEHFARGLHERSYFLGKSFFSLPGIVSSGVGDAIKPVLTGQDVLLERVFTAEFSGGQSGYQTIRAVGVRSGSNTGGAVIIREDVTRWVEMERHAREERVRLRALLNATQDSAVLMDANGRLLALNDEAARRRGKSVDELLGKSIYRNMDPEAAQFRRAMAEKVLLCGKPVEYEEQTGERTYWVSIYPLPDAAGRTEYLGSFSRDITERKHLERALIQAKQRAEASFVAKTQFLANISHELRTPLNGILGAAQLAADDSLPEEQRELWSIVSESGERLLRSINSLLDLADITSHALQPAMRPFSPKKTVLSVVDNFELQARLKGISLKAGISPDVPDVLTGDEFRLRQILTNLLSNALQCTQEGEVRVKVDVLHKASQDSRAAGPITCIGGIRLVFSVEDTGIGIAPEKLPCIFESFSLTEDALTKTHSGAGVGLAIARSLVELLGGKIWAESTPGAGSTFSFTACFWPDADTAEGEPGHAANIAEANGIRVLIVEDEHINMATASLMLTRQGYAVTGAQDGREGLRALKNGSFDVVLMDIQMPVMDGITATRMIRGGELPGVDRRIPIIALTAYTTQKDRTRFLKEGMDGFIPKPFNADDLTEAIGKALIARATL from the coding sequence ATGCTTTCTCCCTTTCAGAGCTTCCCTGTCGAATTCGAAGCCCTTGCCCAAAAAGCTCCAGTCTCCATCATGTTCATCGACAGCTCAGGCGTTGTCTCTTTTGTCAACGACTGGCACCTGGAGCATTTTGCCAGGGGGCTGCACGAAAGAAGTTATTTTCTCGGCAAATCCTTCTTCTCTCTTCCTGGAATCGTGTCCTCCGGGGTGGGTGATGCCATCAAACCGGTTCTGACCGGACAGGACGTTCTTCTCGAAAGAGTGTTCACGGCGGAGTTCAGCGGCGGTCAATCCGGGTATCAAACCATCCGGGCCGTTGGCGTGCGCTCGGGCAGCAATACCGGCGGCGCGGTCATCATCCGCGAGGATGTAACCCGCTGGGTGGAGATGGAACGGCATGCCCGCGAAGAACGCGTCCGGTTAAGAGCCCTTCTCAACGCCACGCAGGATTCGGCTGTCCTCATGGACGCGAACGGAAGACTTCTGGCCCTGAACGACGAAGCGGCCAGGCGGCGCGGGAAAAGCGTCGACGAGCTTCTGGGCAAAAGCATCTACAGGAACATGGACCCGGAAGCCGCCCAGTTCCGCCGGGCCATGGCCGAGAAGGTGCTCCTTTGCGGCAAGCCTGTGGAGTACGAAGAGCAGACGGGCGAGCGGACCTATTGGGTAAGCATCTATCCCCTCCCCGATGCGGCGGGTCGCACCGAGTATCTCGGATCATTCTCCAGGGACATCACCGAACGCAAGCACCTGGAGCGGGCCCTCATCCAGGCCAAGCAACGAGCCGAAGCATCCTTCGTGGCAAAAACCCAGTTTTTGGCCAACATCAGCCACGAGCTCCGCACGCCTCTGAACGGCATCCTCGGAGCGGCCCAACTGGCCGCGGACGATAGCCTGCCGGAGGAGCAGCGCGAACTCTGGAGCATCGTCAGCGAATCCGGGGAGCGGCTCCTGCGGTCCATCAATTCCCTTCTGGACCTGGCGGACATCACGTCCCACGCCCTGCAGCCGGCCATGCGCCCCTTCTCTCCCAAAAAGACCGTCTTGTCGGTCGTCGACAATTTCGAGCTTCAGGCGCGTCTCAAGGGCATATCGCTCAAGGCCGGCATCTCGCCGGACGTACCCGATGTTCTGACCGGCGACGAATTCCGCCTGCGCCAGATTCTCACCAATCTTCTTTCCAATGCGCTCCAATGCACACAGGAAGGTGAGGTACGGGTAAAGGTGGATGTCTTGCACAAAGCTTCCCAGGACAGCCGGGCGGCCGGCCCAATCACCTGCATCGGGGGCATACGCCTTGTTTTTTCAGTGGAGGACACCGGCATAGGCATCGCTCCTGAAAAACTCCCCTGCATATTCGAAAGCTTCTCCCTCACTGAAGACGCCCTTACCAAAACCCACAGCGGCGCGGGAGTCGGCCTGGCCATCGCCCGCAGCCTGGTGGAGCTCTTGGGGGGAAAAATCTGGGCGGAAAGCACTCCGGGTGCCGGGAGCACGTTCTCTTTCACCGCCTGCTTCTGGCCCGACGCGGACACGGCCGAAGGTGAACCGGGCCATGCGGCCAACATCGCGGAGGCGAACGGCATCCGGGTTCTCATCGTGGAGGACGAACACATCAACATGGCCACGGCATCGCTTATGCTCACCCGTCAGGGATACGCCGTGACCGGAGCCCAGGATGGCAGGGAAGGCTTGCGGGCGCTGAAGAACGGAAGCTTCGACGTTGTGCTCATGGACATTCAGATGCCTGTGATGGACGGCATCACAGCCACCAGGATGATACGGGGGGGCGAACTCCCCGGAGTGGACCGGCGTATCCCGATCATCGCCCTTACCGCGTACACCACGCAGAAGGACAGAACCCGCTTTCTCAAGGAAGGCATGGACGGATTCATTCCCAAACCTTTCAATGCCGACGATCTGACCGAAGCCATCGGCAAGGCGCTGATAGCCAGGGCAACCCTTTGA
- a CDS encoding GNAT family N-acetyltransferase produces the protein MEIARKCVTKNQIYYKKRDIVLDCDITAKNIVYQNEVEQAYRLRHEVFSGELGWVPKASDGREVDSYDEHAEHFGVYRNHELLSYLRLVMPSYRFMLEKEFSCLVSSDHEIVKTSDTCEVSRLCVSSGERGTRIDSPIGMVSVSMLLYRLVYQWCVRFGVRHLYLVVEHRVYRLLSMLGFPCSLVGKPTRMPDGVVAVAAIMDWREFEEINRRKRPELVSWFSQSQAFQGGLPLRPLEPGSRLRAFS, from the coding sequence ATGGAAATCGCCAGGAAATGTGTAACTAAAAATCAAATATACTATAAAAAACGGGATATAGTACTAGATTGTGATATAACTGCAAAAAATATTGTTTATCAGAATGAAGTCGAACAGGCTTACCGCTTGAGGCACGAAGTGTTTTCCGGAGAACTCGGTTGGGTCCCGAAGGCCTCCGATGGCAGGGAGGTCGACTCGTACGATGAACACGCCGAACACTTCGGAGTGTACAGGAATCACGAGTTATTGTCCTATCTCCGTCTTGTCATGCCGAGCTATCGGTTCATGCTTGAGAAGGAGTTCTCCTGCCTCGTGTCCAGTGATCATGAAATAGTAAAAACAAGTGATACATGTGAAGTATCAAGGCTTTGCGTGAGCAGTGGCGAGCGCGGAACAAGAATCGATTCGCCGATAGGAATGGTGAGCGTGTCGATGCTGTTGTATCGTTTAGTATATCAGTGGTGCGTTCGTTTTGGGGTGCGCCACCTCTATCTGGTGGTGGAGCACAGGGTGTACAGGCTGCTCAGCATGCTTGGCTTTCCGTGCTCGCTTGTGGGCAAGCCGACCCGGATGCCGGATGGCGTGGTGGCTGTGGCTGCCATAATGGATTGGAGAGAGTTCGAAGAGATAAACCGGAGAAAGAGGCCGGAGCTGGTGTCTTGGTTCAGTCAATCTCAAGCATTCCAAGGTGGGTTGCCACTGCGACCGCTTGAGCCCGGTTCACGACTTCGAGCTTTTTCATGA
- a CDS encoding LuxR family transcriptional regulator produces MPHSKHADPLSLLSGGQALSLLELAQKCLYCTTYQDYLEIFEQLKNVLPFDAATSGLAKLDQDSNIVHYELANISYPDEWMKTYQEKEFNKVDVIVGEHFTKFSPQFWANTYKKTPPAKEFIHLAGDFGLVDGYTFGARPFGVCKKASLFSFSGRFSKFDKNIIAVLQIIIPHLHLAAYNTISALKTVRNRDVLSHREKEVLGWLKDGKSSWDISAILGISERTVNFHVYNIMKKLEVVNRAQAVAVATHLGMLEID; encoded by the coding sequence ATGCCCCACTCCAAACACGCCGATCCTCTCTCCTTGCTCTCGGGCGGCCAGGCCCTGTCTCTCCTGGAGCTCGCCCAAAAATGTCTCTACTGCACAACGTACCAGGATTACCTGGAGATCTTTGAACAGCTGAAAAACGTTCTCCCCTTTGACGCGGCCACCTCCGGCCTGGCCAAGCTCGACCAGGACAGCAACATCGTTCACTACGAGCTGGCCAACATCAGTTATCCCGACGAGTGGATGAAAACGTATCAGGAGAAGGAATTCAACAAGGTGGATGTGATCGTGGGAGAACACTTCACGAAATTCTCGCCGCAGTTCTGGGCGAATACATACAAGAAGACCCCTCCGGCCAAGGAATTCATCCACCTGGCCGGTGATTTCGGCCTGGTCGACGGGTACACCTTCGGGGCGCGTCCGTTCGGGGTGTGCAAAAAGGCCAGTCTCTTTTCTTTCTCAGGCCGCTTCTCGAAATTCGATAAAAACATCATAGCGGTGTTGCAAATCATCATCCCCCATCTGCATCTGGCCGCATACAACACCATCTCGGCACTCAAAACAGTCCGGAACAGAGACGTCCTTTCCCACAGGGAAAAAGAGGTGCTTGGTTGGCTCAAGGACGGAAAAAGCTCCTGGGACATCTCCGCCATACTGGGGATAAGCGAGCGGACCGTGAACTTCCATGTCTACAACATCATGAAAAAGCTCGAAGTCGTGAACCGGGCTCAAGCGGTCGCAGTGGCAACCCACCTTGGAATGCTTGAGATTGACTGA
- a CDS encoding PAS domain S-box protein gives MDADKTKLELLAELAVARLGNAQLQEALSGSSPHAAPGEAEQSVMHESHQMLLQVLDAIPVRVFWKDLDLKYLGCNKPFASDAGLNSPEDIVGKNDFEMVWEDQAEAYRADDREVIESGQPKLGYEEPQTGPDGNTLWLRTSKVPMRDASGRIRGVLGTYEDITSRKNMEEALRKSEETYRIVAENTYDWEFWHDPDGKSLYQSPSCRRITGRESSEFVVDPSLLERIIHPDDLPTYLAHRHQQSCGVQTSEGLLFRIVRPNGEVRFIEQCSQSIFGGNGEYLGIRGSNRDITERKKAEGALRESEARYRRLLGSVTNYIYTVMVEDGQVVSTDHGPGCEAVTGYTSNDYAADPDLWHKMVHPDDSPNVLEHSRQAIAGYQYFPLEHRIIHKNGSIRWISNTLVARRDDAGKVVAYDGLIADITDRRQMEEELLRAKEAAEAASNAKSEFMANMSHEIRTPMNAMLGLTKLVLRRDLSGEQREFLEGVLDAGDALMQIINDILDFSKIEAGRLELETEDFVLRDLLDKIMMSFTAQAQKKKIELKLTVDDSVPDFLSGDQGRLRQVLVNLLGNALKFTPAGEVSLGVEVEPDEAPSGEPTEGQLVRLVFRVRDTGIGIAEDKLDMIFDSFTQADSSTTKRFGGTGLGLAISKKIVGMMGGEIRAESTPGSGSTFSFSAVLIVAGESAADGEAAPDACPGKPVRKPLRILLAEDDTMNQMFALSFLQEAGHTVATACNGKVVLEMLASGEYDVILMDISMPEMDGVQATRVIRQSSAGRYDPNIPIVAMTAHALKGDRERFLAAGMNGYTPKPVDIEELLRVLDQVANGRCLVRANASGKNSEPAERVPDLDRKWIRDHYADKPGMLRELVEVFGREVAKRLDEMRGALKAGDKHLLVRAAHTLKGASGVVGASFVRQCAMRLERTGREGMLEGAGALLRELEDAAARVLKILEEETK, from the coding sequence GTGGACGCTGACAAGACCAAGCTGGAACTGCTCGCGGAGCTTGCCGTGGCGCGCCTTGGAAACGCCCAGCTCCAGGAGGCGCTTTCCGGTTCATCCCCCCACGCGGCGCCTGGCGAAGCGGAGCAGAGCGTCATGCATGAGTCTCATCAGATGCTGCTGCAAGTCCTCGACGCGATACCTGTCAGGGTCTTCTGGAAGGATCTCGATCTCAAGTATCTCGGGTGCAACAAACCCTTCGCTTCCGATGCGGGGCTCAATTCCCCTGAAGACATAGTCGGCAAAAACGATTTCGAAATGGTTTGGGAGGATCAGGCCGAGGCATACCGCGCCGACGACCGGGAGGTGATCGAGAGCGGCCAGCCTAAGCTTGGCTATGAGGAACCCCAGACCGGGCCCGACGGCAACACGTTGTGGCTGCGTACCAGCAAGGTCCCGATGCGCGACGCTTCGGGAAGAATCAGGGGCGTGCTGGGCACCTACGAGGATATCACCAGCCGCAAGAACATGGAGGAAGCCCTCAGGAAGAGCGAGGAAACCTACCGCATCGTGGCGGAGAACACCTACGACTGGGAGTTCTGGCATGATCCAGACGGAAAGTCCCTGTACCAGTCGCCTTCCTGCCGCCGCATCACAGGCCGCGAGTCCTCGGAATTCGTGGTCGATCCAAGTCTTTTGGAGCGCATCATCCATCCCGACGATCTCCCGACGTACCTGGCCCATCGTCACCAGCAGTCATGCGGGGTGCAAACATCGGAGGGGCTGCTTTTCAGGATAGTGCGGCCAAACGGTGAAGTGCGTTTCATCGAACAATGCAGCCAGTCCATTTTCGGCGGCAATGGGGAATATCTGGGGATTCGCGGAAGCAATCGCGACATTACGGAGCGCAAAAAAGCCGAAGGGGCCTTGCGCGAAAGCGAAGCCCGCTATCGCCGTCTTCTCGGTTCGGTGACCAATTACATCTACACGGTCATGGTCGAGGACGGCCAAGTGGTTTCAACCGACCATGGACCCGGATGCGAGGCTGTCACGGGCTACACGTCGAACGATTATGCCGCCGATCCGGACCTCTGGCACAAGATGGTTCATCCCGATGACAGCCCGAACGTTCTGGAACACTCCCGTCAGGCCATTGCGGGCTACCAGTACTTCCCCCTTGAGCACCGGATCATCCACAAGAACGGCAGTATTCGCTGGATTTCGAACACGCTGGTGGCCAGGCGCGATGATGCCGGCAAGGTGGTGGCCTACGACGGCCTGATCGCGGACATCACCGACCGCAGGCAAATGGAGGAGGAACTCTTACGGGCCAAAGAGGCTGCCGAGGCGGCCAGCAACGCCAAGAGCGAATTCATGGCCAACATGAGCCATGAGATACGGACCCCCATGAACGCCATGCTGGGGCTCACCAAGCTGGTGCTCCGGCGGGACCTTTCCGGAGAGCAGCGGGAGTTCCTCGAGGGGGTGTTGGACGCAGGCGACGCGTTGATGCAGATAATCAACGATATTCTCGACTTTTCCAAGATAGAGGCGGGGCGCCTCGAGCTGGAAACGGAAGATTTCGTCCTGCGGGACCTGCTCGATAAAATCATGATGAGCTTCACCGCCCAGGCCCAGAAGAAAAAGATTGAACTGAAGCTCACGGTAGACGATTCCGTCCCCGACTTCCTTAGCGGAGACCAGGGACGGCTCAGGCAGGTTCTGGTCAACCTCCTTGGCAACGCATTGAAATTCACGCCCGCGGGCGAGGTGTCGCTTGGCGTCGAGGTTGAACCGGATGAAGCGCCATCAGGCGAACCAACTGAAGGTCAGCTGGTCAGGCTGGTCTTTCGTGTCCGCGATACGGGTATCGGAATCGCCGAAGACAAACTGGACATGATCTTCGACAGCTTCACCCAGGCCGATTCGTCAACCACGAAACGCTTTGGCGGCACGGGTCTCGGGCTTGCCATATCCAAGAAGATCGTTGGCATGATGGGCGGGGAGATCCGGGCGGAGAGCACGCCTGGCAGCGGCTCGACATTTTCCTTTTCAGCCGTCCTCATTGTGGCGGGTGAGAGCGCCGCGGATGGCGAGGCGGCTCCAGACGCATGCCCGGGAAAGCCCGTGCGAAAGCCCTTGAGAATCCTGCTGGCTGAAGACGACACAATGAACCAGATGTTTGCCCTGTCTTTTTTGCAGGAGGCGGGGCACACGGTGGCAACGGCCTGCAATGGAAAGGTCGTGCTCGAAATGCTTGCCTCCGGAGAATACGACGTCATCCTCATGGACATCTCAATGCCAGAGATGGACGGCGTGCAGGCCACCCGGGTCATTCGCCAGTCAAGCGCGGGCCGATATGATCCGAACATTCCCATCGTGGCCATGACCGCCCACGCCCTGAAAGGCGACCGGGAACGGTTTCTTGCCGCAGGCATGAACGGCTACACGCCAAAGCCGGTGGATATCGAAGAGCTCTTGCGGGTTCTCGATCAGGTAGCGAACGGGAGATGCCTGGTACGCGCCAATGCGTCGGGAAAGAACAGCGAACCTGCGGAGCGCGTTCCCGACCTGGACCGGAAGTGGATCAGGGACCATTATGCCGACAAGCCCGGGATGCTGCGCGAGCTCGTGGAAGTTTTCGGTCGCGAGGTGGCGAAGCGGCTGGATGAAATGCGCGGAGCGCTCAAGGCCGGGGACAAGCACCTCCTGGTCCGGGCCGCGCATACCCTCAAGGGGGCCTCTGGCGTGGTGGGGGCAAGCTTTGTGCGCCAGTGCGCTATGCGTCTGGAGCGGACAGGGCGCGAGGGGATGCTGGAGGGGGCCGGCGCGCTGCTTCGTGAACTCGAGGATGCCGCGGCCAGAGTGCTTAAGATTCTTGAAGAAGAAACCAAATAG